From a single Kitasatospora sp. NBC_00458 genomic region:
- a CDS encoding TetR/AcrR family transcriptional regulator, with protein MEQERLLGRAGAAHPGQGVVPEQRGPAEPPSQPGAAHQAAPYRGEPVPAGGALPGARLRVDARRNLESVLRAAREVFGEFGYGAPMEEVARRAGVGVGTVYRRFPSKEVLVQRIAAEEVAWLTAQARESLYGGGGAWEALAGYLARAVSTGAGRLLPPEAFRYAEELGRVPEQRTPEAVGLGAAFGSARYEPFPGGQAGGAYVGGAHGSGAYSAGAYPGGGYSGGSQSVEGEPGAMVADADPRLLLQLLAALVARAGAAGELRPGVTVADVVLVLTASVPVHAVRSGPAVPVGGPASGAAAGPVGSGTGQLGDAAQASSGRQTDGQPAEGPADRLLQILLDGLRAR; from the coding sequence ATGGAGCAGGAGCGACTGTTGGGGCGAGCGGGTGCGGCGCACCCCGGCCAAGGCGTGGTGCCGGAGCAACGCGGTCCCGCCGAACCGCCCTCGCAACCCGGGGCGGCGCACCAGGCGGCCCCGTACCGGGGTGAACCGGTGCCGGCCGGCGGGGCACTGCCGGGCGCGCGGCTGCGGGTGGACGCCCGGCGGAATCTGGAGAGCGTGCTGCGCGCGGCGCGCGAGGTGTTCGGCGAGTTCGGTTACGGCGCGCCGATGGAGGAGGTCGCGCGCCGCGCCGGGGTCGGCGTCGGCACGGTGTACCGGCGCTTCCCCAGCAAGGAGGTGCTGGTCCAGCGGATCGCGGCCGAGGAGGTCGCCTGGCTGACGGCCCAGGCGCGCGAGTCGCTGTACGGCGGCGGGGGCGCGTGGGAGGCGCTGGCCGGGTACCTGGCACGGGCGGTGTCCACCGGGGCCGGCCGGCTGCTGCCGCCGGAGGCGTTCCGGTACGCGGAGGAGCTGGGCCGGGTGCCCGAGCAGCGCACGCCCGAGGCGGTGGGACTGGGTGCCGCGTTCGGCTCCGCCCGGTACGAGCCGTTCCCCGGCGGGCAGGCGGGCGGGGCGTACGTCGGCGGGGCCCACGGGAGCGGTGCGTACAGCGCCGGGGCCTACCCCGGCGGTGGCTACTCCGGCGGGTCGCAGTCGGTCGAGGGCGAGCCCGGCGCGATGGTCGCCGACGCCGATCCGCGGCTGCTGCTGCAGCTGCTGGCGGCGCTGGTGGCGCGCGCGGGTGCGGCCGGCGAGCTGCGGCCCGGGGTGACCGTCGCGGACGTGGTGCTGGTGCTGACCGCGTCGGTGCCGGTGCACGCCGTGCGCAGCGGACCCGCTGTGCCGGTGGGCGGCCCGGCGTCCGGCGCGGCCGCGGGGCCGGTGGGCTCCGGGACCGGCCAGCTCGGGGACGCGGCCCAGGCGTCGAGTGGTCGGCAGACGGACGGTCAACCCGCCGAGGGTCCGGCCGACCGGTTGCTGCAGATCCTGCTGGACGGCCTCCGGGCGCGCTGA
- a CDS encoding NAD(P)/FAD-dependent oxidoreductase has product MSTALHLQRGLRERLRRGEVEVTVVEPQAYLTYHPLLAEVAAGSIDPRHVVVPLRRELPDCRVLTARVTRIEHATRRAWADAAAKGEPPAPVELDYDVLVLAPGSVSRTAPVPGLAEHGRGFSTVGEAVGLRNHVLEQLDLASATRDPALRQAALTFVFVGAGYAGVGALAELEDMARYAIRGHHNISPEDLRWVLVEATDRILAEESPELADHTLAQLRERSVDVRLRTTLESAAGRVMALSDGSRFAARTLVWTAGVRPSPLLRDTDLPLDTTGRVRCLPTLQVLAPDGRALPGAWAAGDSAAVPDPNADGAPCAPNAQHAFAQAELLAANVLASLDGGPHGAGIVAYRAGVPACSTSLGLGRAVAHTKGGRRLTGRRAWWLHRARHLRRLPSGDRRVRVLMDWALAGLFSREVVSLGKPEQPEQPELADDRPT; this is encoded by the coding sequence ATGTCGACCGCGCTCCACCTCCAGCGCGGCCTGCGCGAGCGGCTGCGCCGGGGCGAGGTCGAGGTCACCGTGGTCGAGCCGCAGGCCTACCTCACGTACCACCCGCTGCTCGCCGAGGTGGCGGCCGGATCGATCGACCCCCGGCACGTGGTCGTCCCGCTCCGCCGCGAGCTGCCCGACTGCCGGGTGCTCACCGCCCGGGTCACCCGGATCGAACACGCGACCCGCCGGGCCTGGGCCGACGCCGCGGCCAAGGGCGAACCGCCCGCACCGGTGGAACTCGACTACGACGTCCTCGTGCTCGCCCCGGGCTCGGTCTCCCGCACCGCCCCCGTCCCCGGGCTCGCCGAGCACGGCCGGGGCTTCTCCACCGTCGGCGAGGCCGTCGGCCTGCGCAACCACGTCCTGGAACAGCTCGACCTCGCCTCCGCCACCCGCGACCCGGCCCTCCGCCAGGCCGCGCTCACGTTCGTCTTCGTCGGTGCCGGGTACGCGGGCGTGGGCGCGCTCGCCGAACTGGAGGACATGGCCCGGTACGCGATCCGCGGCCACCACAACATCAGCCCCGAGGACCTGCGCTGGGTACTGGTCGAGGCCACCGACCGGATCCTCGCCGAGGAGTCGCCCGAACTCGCGGACCACACCCTCGCCCAGTTGCGCGAGCGCAGCGTGGACGTCCGGCTGCGCACCACCCTGGAGTCCGCGGCCGGGCGGGTCATGGCGCTGTCGGACGGCAGCCGGTTCGCCGCCCGCACCCTGGTCTGGACGGCAGGCGTCCGTCCGTCCCCGCTGCTGCGCGACACCGACCTGCCGCTGGACACCACGGGCCGGGTCCGCTGTCTCCCCACCCTCCAGGTGCTCGCCCCGGACGGCCGCGCGCTGCCGGGGGCGTGGGCGGCGGGGGACAGCGCCGCCGTGCCCGATCCGAACGCCGACGGCGCGCCGTGCGCCCCGAACGCCCAGCACGCCTTCGCGCAGGCCGAGCTGCTGGCCGCCAACGTGCTCGCCTCCTTGGACGGGGGCCCGCACGGTGCGGGCATCGTCGCGTACCGGGCGGGTGTTCCGGCCTGTTCCACCTCTCTCGGCCTCGGGCGGGCCGTCGCGCACACCAAGGGCGGCAGGCGGCTCACCGGCCGGCGCGCCTGGTGGCTGCACCGGGCCCGCCACCTGCGGCGCCTGCCGAGCGGGGACCGGCGGGTGCGGGTGCTCATGGACTGGGCCCTGGCCGGCCTCTTCTCCCGCGAGGTGGTCTCCCTCGGAAAGCCCGAGCAGCCGGAGCAGCCGGAGCTCGCCGACGACCGGCCCACGTGA